Proteins encoded by one window of Vibrio algicola:
- a CDS encoding ATP-dependent zinc protease family protein encodes MFKVTASLALLSLLSACTLVDGDQYSQKTLDAMAKSDQKLSQQLESVNLNLSNQTDYIESLESSIINLTNEVEVLKKNQRTTRVSSPTRAATSSSNKDKPELLASTVPNLKAGMIALGSLEHLYIDVVKSEFTARIDTGATTSSINAVDMQEFDRNGKRWVKFHVSDDSDPKARKWVEAPIIRHVKIRQSSSDQVERRPVVELWIQIGKVHEKAQFTLADRSQMDYPILLGREFIQDIAVVDVSRKFIQKKHHAETKK; translated from the coding sequence ATGTTCAAAGTAACAGCAAGTCTCGCACTACTTTCACTACTTTCTGCTTGCACATTAGTAGATGGTGACCAATATTCACAAAAAACACTCGATGCAATGGCAAAGAGTGATCAGAAGTTGTCTCAACAACTAGAATCAGTAAATTTAAACTTGAGTAATCAAACCGATTATATCGAAAGTTTAGAGTCTTCTATCATCAACCTCACCAACGAAGTTGAAGTACTCAAGAAAAACCAACGTACTACCAGAGTCAGCTCCCCTACTCGTGCAGCAACATCAAGCAGTAACAAAGACAAACCAGAGTTGCTTGCCAGTACCGTGCCCAATTTAAAAGCCGGTATGATTGCGTTGGGCTCTTTGGAGCATCTTTATATCGATGTGGTTAAATCAGAATTTACAGCGCGCATCGATACCGGTGCCACCACCTCATCCATCAACGCTGTCGATATGCAAGAGTTTGACCGTAACGGTAAGCGTTGGGTTAAGTTCCATGTGTCTGATGATAGCGATCCTAAGGCCCGTAAATGGGTTGAAGCGCCGATTATACGCCATGTCAAGATTCGTCAATCAAGTAGCGATCAAGTAGAACGTCGTCCTGTGGTTGAACTTTGGATTCAAATTGGCAAGGTACATGAAAAAGCACAATTTACCCTTGCAGACCGTTCACAAATGGATTATCCAATACTTTTAGGAAGGGAATTCATTCAAGATATTGCCGTAGTCGATGTGAGCCGTAAATTCATACAGAAAAAACATCATGCTGAAACTAAAAAATGA